In the Trichoderma atroviride chromosome 4, complete sequence genome, TCCCGGTGGTTCCACTCGTGAAGACAATGAGGGCGGGATCGTCACCGTCCCTCCCGCGCATTCCGTTGGCTCGGGGCGGTCCTTGATCGTCGTCTGTGTCACCAGGCCACTGATCCCCCTGAAATGAGGAATCCCGAGCCAGGAGGTCGTCGAGGCTCGTCCAGCCATCGGCCGTGCCACTCCTCCCGCAATGGATACGGAGGACCATATTCGGGAGACTAACGTTTTGCTTGGTCAGGTGCGCCGCCGTGTCTGCATCCTGGACCACCAGTACCCGCGGTGTGGTTGACTCCAGCATATAAGCAAAGTCATCTGTCGCACGAGCGTCGATGGGGATGAATGTGGCCCTGGTCTTGGCGCaggcccagaagaagaggccccATTCTGCGCAGTTCCAAAGGACTACGGCGATGTGCATGCCGGGGCCAACGCCCAGCTTCTCTAGAGTGGCGGCCAGACGCTCAGCTTTGTCCCGGAGGTTTCCATACGACCATCTGAGACATTGCGATTGCGCGATCGGACTGGCATCTTCCAATGATTGGGTAGCATCTGCAGGCTGCCAGAGAGAGACTATTGCTTCTCTGTCAGGGTGAGcagaggctgttgctgcgagAATATCCCAGACTTGCTGATCGAGATCTGAGAGGAGCTCCCCGTGGATCTCTGCAATGGCGGCGCCAGAGGGGGATGTGAATTTGTTATCATGGGAGGCCATCCTGAACTTGTTTGGTTGAGTAGTtgaattataaaataacAGGTGATATTTCAGGGGGCAAAGATAAACAGTGTCTTGACGTCAAAATTGTCAGATCAACAAGATATATATAACCCAGTTGACAATAGTTAAAAGACCATGTGATGGAGAGCCAAGATATTGAGAGCATTTTGGATTGTCCGAAAACTTGCTTCTTTACCCCTTATCTTCTAAACTTATCTTTCAAGGCAACCATTTGGTACTCATCCTACAAGATAACTTTCTGTAACGATCGTGAGCGAAGCCGTTTCATGCTCTTCATTAGCTTGGGGGCCTAACGCACATTTGATCCACCTTGCAGATGTTGGTTGAGACATGCTGCACCTTTTGTAATACAAGAGCCGGCAGCTCTCCTATGATTTGCCCAGCACGGCGCCACTCGCCCTGGCAGCGAACCGAATAGAATCTTTATATGAGGTGGCACCATAATGCCAAGTACCGGCAAGCAGCGTATGCAATTTTAAGACAGGTGATCTAATACGGCGTAGGCGTATGGCTGAAATCTCGACGGCGAGTCGGAAAGGGGGGGCTGGCAGTAGTAGTTGGATGTACTCGTGGCTGACTTGTGCGAGGTGAGAATAAATAAGCTCTTGGGGGCATGAATTGTTGGTCCGAAGTTGCACACATCTCAAATGTCTGAGACTATCTGCAGccgtgaaaaaaaaaaaaaaagtctagATGGTGCTGGCATACCCCATTTCCTTGCGGGCAAGTCAATGTTCGCTTGACATCCAATCCATTTTGACTTGATTTAAACTTGAACTGGGGTCTACCATGTTTGCATGAGGTGGTCCAAGGTATCATTTCAGGTTGTTAGCGAAGATTTGTTGATAAGTAGAGGTAATACAAGCAGTGGGGAGCCTTCAGCCGATACATGACATGAGCGTAACGTAGCAATTAAACAGAAGCCAGTACAGAAGGGAAGGATGAGCACCGCCTCATCTTTGTCTCGAAGGATGCCGTCCTATTTTTACCTTGATACAAAGTAGATAAGCCTTTTGTACAGAAGATTTGGGCCAAAATTACTTGGTAGCATTCAACAATATCGTCTAACCAGACTTGACTGTTTTACTGGTGATGGAAGCAATTTTTCTGGGAGATACACTGACAAATACGTGAACAACTCACATATTGTCCTCTCAGGCTGTGAATACGACATGTACTATGTCATTGAGAAACGCAACTCTGATCCAATTCTCCCCAGCCGTGTCTCGAGTGGTTGCATCTCGTAATGTCTTCACGTCACTCACACCAGCAGAATCCTCCCCCATTGGCTCCACGTTGCTGCGGCTAACCACTTCGGCGCGGTAATTCCCGGGATAAAAGGAATTGCCTATGCCGGATATCTGCTTTTCCTCCACGCTGTCGGCGTGCGAGGCCACCGTCGGATCGGCGCTGAGCCATCTGAGCAGCACGATCCTGTACGGGTGCGAGACATACAGCTGTCAGGATCTCAGCCCATCCCAGTCTTGCATGCTGTAATTAGGCAGTGGATAATAAATGCTGTGTGTGACTGCATAGTGCGGAGGGAGGCTAGCGGTCCAGATAATATATTTCTCCCCCAAGAGCTGGCCGGATTTGGATTCAGGGGGGTGCTGTCGAGTGTTGATTAAAATGACTGATCACAAATCCGTCAAatcctttttctcctctgtCATAAGATTCTATTATTATACACCTTGACTGCGGATGGAAGCCAATAGCGGAACTTCTACGCGTCAAAATGGGCTTCCGTACATACTTAGCTGCTGCGCCCAAAAGTTGCACAGCAGAAGGCAGGAACACGAGCAGGAAACTATCGATATTATTCGGTCCTATGCGTGCAGAGCTTTTGCCTACATATATTGGTGAAACACACCTTTCCTAGAAGTGCTGTGACGTATGTGAAGGGGCATAGAGCTAGCCCCTTTTCCCGAACTCTTGCGTCCGTAGTTGGATGCCAGGACCCATGTGCTCCCGAAACTCTGCACCGGCCCCCATGACTTGACTTTGTTTCTTAGGCAGACGTGTATGTTAGATGATAAAGTACCTATTGTATGTACCGCCGTAGATCGAGTATCAATGTGGGCCCCTGATCTGAAAGATGGAAACGCTCTACTTTGAGATGGGTCTAACTGAAGAACCATGATACTTCATCTTTGCACACCAGGACACGCCAGAGAGGCAGCTAATATTATTGAATCCTGGGACTTCAATAAAGAATCATGAGCAatgtcttctctctctgatAGTCGATGTCTAATACTTTGTCTTTTCTCCCTTGTCGTCACTTACACTCTTCGCCATATAAGCCATCAAATCCACCAGCGCCAAGTTTCACAAGCAAAAGGCTGCAAAGATGCTCAATCCAAAGCCCCAGTCAAGGACCGATTCATCGGACTTGACTTTATCTATGATTGCCTCTTCACAAAGCCTATCGAAAAGTACCTCGATTACACCTATAAGACGTTCCAACAGCTGGGATCTACCTACGTGTGCCAAAGATGGACATGGGAGGCGACCTATACATGTGACAGCCGGAATATTAAACACATCCTGGCTTCTGGCTTCGCTGAATTCAAGCTTCCCCGCCTTCGGGTCAATGCCATGATGGGGCTTCTCGGAAGCGGCATCTTTACCCTGAACGGACACTCGTGGTCACATGCCAGAGCTGTCTTGCGACCTTGCTTCGCaaagcaaaacaaagaagacaTGGTTAGCATGCTCGAAACGCACTTCCAGGCCCTGCTTAGAAGAATCCCTCTTGGTGGGGAGACTGTTGATGTACAGCcgctcttcttttggcttACCATGGACTTTGCGACACATTTCCTCATGGGCCACTCGACGCATGTGCTTGATCGCGCATCGAGCCatgccaaagagaagcagttTGTAGATGACTACTTGACATGCTCGACGGAGATTGTTAGGAAGATGCAACTCGGTCCACTTCAAATATTCTCCTTCAATTTTGGGGCGATGAGGGCACGGAGCCGTGTGTTCAAATACATTGACGATTTCATCAGCGTGTCTCTGGataaagaaggagaaaatgATGACGCTACGAATTCTGGACTCAATGTTCTACAAGGTTTAGCAGCCCTGACAACAGATCGGAAGCAGCTGAGAGATCAGATCCTCCATATACTCGTTGCAAGTCGAGATACTACGGCTTGTCTCCTGAGCAATTtgttttttgtcttgtctagGAAGCCACATGTCTACGAAAGGTTGAGGCAAGAAGTTCTTTCAGTCGCAGGTACGGAACCAGCGACAAGCAATCAGCTGAATAGCATGGAGTATCTGAAGTGGTGTGTTCAAGAATGTAAGTCAAGAGTACACAATTCACCACCGACATCATTTAGCTGACTTTGTTCAAAGCTTTGAGACTCCATCCTGTAATCCCGACCAATGCTCGCGAGGCCTCCAAAGACACGATTCTCCCATATGGCGGTGGCAAAGACGGCAATTCacctcttctcatcaagaAAGGAAGTCTTGTCATGTATAATACCTACGCCATGCATCGAGATACAGAGGTTTTTGGACCTGATGCTGAAGAATTCGTGCCCGAGCGGTGGAATGGACTCAGACCAGGCTGGGGATATCTGCCATTTAACGGCGGACCGCGAATCTGTATCGGCCGTAAGTAGCCCAAGAGCCTTGAAGAGTGTAATGAATACTAACCCTCTGGCACAGAAAAGTTTGCGCTCTTGGAAACTCATTATTTAGTATCGAGAATGGTACAGACTTTTGAGACGATAAAGACGAATAAAGATACAGAATGGGTCGAGCTCTATGCCCTTGCAACAACTTGCAAGGATGGAGTAAACGTCAGCCTTAAAAGAGCTTAATTTGCGCCCGTATCTCTTTAATAGATGTCAGTATGGCGTTTAGATGATTGGGGGTTTTTATAAGCTATGCGAGATATACT is a window encoding:
- a CDS encoding uncharacterized protein (EggNog:ENOG41~antiSMASH:Cluster_4.4~SMCOG1034:cytochrome P450), producing MMGLLGSGIFTLNGHSWSHARAVLRPCFAKQNKEDMVSMLETHFQALLRRIPLGGETVDVQPLFFWLTMDFATHFLMGHSTHVLDRASSHAKEKQFVDDYLTCSTEIVRKMQLGPLQIFSFNFGAMRARSRVFKYIDDFISVSLDKEGENDDATNSGLNVLQGLAALTTDRKQLRDQILHILVASRDTTACLLSNLFFVLSRKPHVYERLRQEVLSVAGTEPATSNQLNSMEYLKWCVQESLRLHPVIPTNAREASKDTILPYGGGKDGNSPLLIKKGSLVMYNTYAMHRDTEVFGPDAEEFVPERWNGLRPGWGYLPFNGGPRICIGQKFALLETHYLVSRMVQTFETIKTNKDTEWVELYALATTCKDGVNVSLKRA